One window of Nicotiana tomentosiformis chromosome 11, ASM39032v3, whole genome shotgun sequence genomic DNA carries:
- the LOC138901314 gene encoding uncharacterized protein: MEAVVSDKVIIAMVPIYHRDASGLFDSGSTYSYVSSYFALYLDISHNSLSSPIYVSTHMGDSIVVDRVYQSCLVVISGFETRVDLVLLSMVDFDVILGMDWLSPYHAIMDCHAMTVALAMPGFPWLEWRSTLDYVPSRVVSFLKAQQMVEKGCDAYLAFLRDVSADTPTVESVSIVKDFPDVFSADLLCMMPDRDIDFGIDLLPGT, from the coding sequence ATGGAGGCAGTTGTTTCAGACAAAGTCATTATAGCTATGGTTCCGATttaccatagagatgcatcaggcttatttgattcgggatccacttattcatatgtgtcatcttactttgctctgtatttggatatatctcataattctttgagttctcctatttatgtgtccacgcatATGGGAGactctattgttgtggaccgtgtatatcaatcgtgtttagttgttattagtggttttgagaccagagttgatctagtgttacttagtatggtagactttgatgttatcttgggcatggactggttgtctccctatcatgctattatgGATTGTCACGCCATGACAGTGGCATTAGCTATGCCAGGTTTTCCATGGCTAGAGTGGAGGAGtacattggattatgttcctagtagggttgtatcatttctaaaggctcagcagATGGTGGAGAAGGGAtgtgatgcttatctagcctttcTAAGAGAcgtcagtgctgatactcctaccgttgagtcagtttcgaTAGTGAAagacttcccagatgtatttTCAGCGGATCTTCTATGCATGATgcctgatagggatatcgattttggcatTGACTTATTACCGGGTacttag